From the genome of Terriglobales bacterium, one region includes:
- a CDS encoding cupin domain-containing protein, with protein MVSQTIVDGLVPYKIGEKIRTLRLRKKMGLVELGQHTGLSAALLSKLERGKLFPTLPTLLRIALVFSVGLEYFFREEHKHVVAVVRKNERQRFPDKPATNDVSYFFESLDFSATEKKLNAYFAEFQPIAPEKARIHFHSGFEFLYVIHGDLALKIGNEDYVLAAGDSVYFDSSVPHSYRSEGKKSSEGVVVTIA; from the coding sequence GTGGTTTCGCAGACCATAGTCGACGGCCTGGTGCCGTACAAAATTGGCGAAAAGATCCGCACTTTACGGTTGCGGAAAAAAATGGGGCTCGTGGAATTGGGGCAGCACACTGGTCTTTCCGCGGCTCTGCTATCAAAACTGGAGAGGGGAAAGCTTTTTCCCACCTTACCTACACTCTTAAGAATCGCACTGGTGTTCAGCGTGGGACTTGAGTATTTCTTCCGCGAAGAACACAAACACGTTGTTGCAGTGGTACGAAAGAACGAACGCCAGCGTTTCCCCGATAAGCCGGCGACAAATGATGTTTCTTATTTCTTTGAGAGCCTGGATTTTTCAGCTACTGAAAAGAAGCTGAATGCATATTTTGCGGAGTTTCAGCCGATCGCTCCCGAGAAGGCCCGAATCCATTTTCATTCCGGCTTCGAGTTCCTTTACGTCATTCACGGCGATCTGGCACTGAAGATCGGAAACGAGGACTACGTTCTGGCAGCGGGCGATTCGGTCTACTTTGATTCTTCGGTGCCGCATTCGTACCGCAGCGAAGGAAAGAAATCGTCAGAAGGCGTAGTGGTCACGATCGCCTGA
- a CDS encoding MBL fold metallo-hydrolase yields the protein MIHEIFPVGPLQCNCSVVGDETTREAIVIDPGDDISRVLSVVQKHGLKVKQVLITHGHIDHVGGAMKLKQATGAPILMNTNDMSQLGMLDMQAAWIGMAAPGMVKIDASLDHGGKISAGTLEANILHTPGHTEGSTCIYFESEKKLIAGDTLFAGSIGRTDLPGGDFDKIMRSLHQQLMQLPDEVVVIPGHGPATTIGEEKETNPFLVR from the coding sequence ATGATCCACGAAATCTTCCCTGTCGGTCCCCTGCAATGCAATTGTTCTGTCGTCGGAGATGAAACGACACGCGAGGCCATCGTTATCGATCCCGGAGACGACATTTCGAGAGTCCTGTCGGTCGTTCAAAAGCACGGCTTGAAGGTGAAACAAGTCCTGATTACTCACGGCCACATCGATCATGTCGGTGGCGCGATGAAGCTCAAGCAGGCGACGGGAGCTCCGATCCTGATGAACACCAACGACATGTCGCAACTCGGAATGCTGGACATGCAAGCGGCGTGGATTGGAATGGCTGCTCCGGGAATGGTGAAGATCGATGCCTCCCTGGATCATGGAGGAAAGATCTCTGCCGGCACGCTTGAAGCGAACATCCTTCACACCCCTGGCCATACTGAGGGCAGCACGTGCATTTACTTTGAATCCGAAAAGAAGCTGATTGCGGGCGACACACTGTTTGCGGGAAGCATTGGCCGAACGGACCTACCGGGCGGCGACTTTGACAAGATCATGCGCTCACTACATCAGCAACTAATGCAACTTCCTGACGAGGTAGTGGTAATTCCGGGGCACGGACCAGCGACGACGATCGGCGAAGAGAAGGAAACAAATCCTTTCCTCGTCAGATAG
- a CDS encoding alpha/beta fold hydrolase, which yields MRVRSGDTEIFYEVSGNGPDLVLLHPFPASHHVWGGVAELLSTRYRVITPDLRGLGDSPIGDRPATMQQHAEDLLAVLQDVGVVKASFAGNSIGGYILFEFWRRFRERVEALVFVDTKASADGDDARKTRLQAAEDVLKRGTEPFIEAQLPKLIGESTHRNRPDVVQNAKRWMMQASAMGIAAVQRGMAERADSVPTLSTINVPTLILWGEEDTATPLAEMEKIHSGIRNSRLRRIPKAGHYAPLEAPEQVHLALREFLGR from the coding sequence ATGCGAGTACGCAGCGGAGACACAGAAATCTTCTACGAGGTCAGTGGAAACGGTCCTGACCTCGTTTTATTGCATCCATTTCCAGCCAGCCACCACGTCTGGGGCGGCGTTGCCGAACTTCTTTCCACTCGATACCGCGTCATTACACCAGACCTTCGCGGTCTCGGCGATTCTCCGATAGGTGATCGACCCGCTACTATGCAACAGCACGCCGAAGATCTGCTCGCCGTGCTACAGGATGTTGGCGTTGTGAAGGCAAGCTTCGCGGGTAACTCGATTGGCGGCTATATCTTGTTTGAGTTCTGGCGCCGGTTCCGTGAGCGCGTCGAAGCGTTGGTTTTCGTCGACACCAAAGCCAGCGCGGATGGCGACGACGCACGCAAGACGCGTCTCCAGGCCGCTGAGGACGTTCTGAAGCGGGGTACCGAGCCCTTCATCGAGGCACAGCTTCCGAAACTGATCGGCGAGAGCACCCATCGCAACCGACCGGATGTAGTGCAGAACGCAAAACGATGGATGATGCAGGCCTCCGCGATGGGCATAGCGGCGGTTCAGCGTGGCATGGCTGAGCGTGCCGACTCCGTTCCAACCCTGAGCACCATCAACGTCCCCACGCTGATCTTGTGGGGCGAAGAGGACACGGCCACTCCTCTTGCGGAGATGGAGAAGATCCACAGCGGCATCCGCAATAGCCGATTGCGTCGTATTCCCAAAGCGGGACATTATGCTCCGCTGGAAGCGCCGGAACAGGTCCACCTCGCGTTGCGGGAATTTCTGGGACGCTAG
- a CDS encoding PspC domain-containing protein translates to MYCNYCGKNIQDDARVCAYCGRIVAGTMPIRRLERSRVDNKIAGICGGMARYFGTDVTLMRLIWIIALVATVPLALIVYLVAWVIIPMEPEYVLPAHVASVHTPQ, encoded by the coding sequence ATGTACTGCAACTACTGCGGAAAGAACATTCAGGACGATGCGCGTGTTTGCGCTTATTGCGGCCGGATTGTTGCCGGGACCATGCCGATTCGGCGCCTCGAGCGCTCCCGGGTTGACAACAAGATCGCTGGTATCTGCGGAGGCATGGCCCGGTACTTCGGCACCGATGTCACCCTCATGCGCCTGATATGGATCATCGCCTTGGTCGCGACGGTTCCACTCGCATTGATCGTTTATCTGGTTGCGTGGGTCATTATCCCCATGGAGCCGGAGTACGTACTGCCGGCCCATGTCGCGAGCGTACACACTCCGCAATAG
- the aroA gene encoding 3-phosphoshikimate 1-carboxyvinyltransferase translates to MQDDVAVIHPAHNILGSLRLPGDKSISHRYAMLAGIAKGTTKLLNFSTGADCASTLACMRELGCDVVHTEGAVEIEGRGLHLQQPAEDLNCGNSGSTMRMLAGILSGQSFSCRMIGDESLSRRPMRRVIEPLTSMGARIHSVSGFPPLEITGQKLQAIEYALPVPSAQVKSAILLAGLYAEGETVVNEPVPTRDHTEIALRAFGASVTRMGCRLSIRGFQDLSAIETTVPGDLSSAAFFLCAAALYPQSNLVIDGLGMNPTRAVLLDVLASMGVRTRVIRLEEKHGELVGMITVESGNLRGTEIAGATTAAVIDEIPVLAAIAPYTKDGVRIRDAKELRVKESDRLAAIAENLKAMGAKVEEDEDGLTIPGQQELNGADINSHDDHRIAMAFAVAALRAKGETRIHGASSARISFPEYFRLLQQLTSE, encoded by the coding sequence ATGCAGGACGATGTCGCAGTTATTCATCCGGCACACAACATCTTAGGCAGTCTTCGACTGCCGGGCGACAAATCAATTTCGCATCGCTACGCAATGTTGGCGGGAATCGCGAAGGGCACGACGAAACTGTTGAATTTCTCTACAGGGGCGGACTGCGCCAGCACTCTTGCTTGCATGCGCGAACTCGGATGCGACGTAGTTCACACCGAAGGCGCGGTTGAAATCGAAGGACGTGGCCTTCATCTCCAGCAGCCGGCGGAAGACCTGAACTGCGGCAACTCCGGTTCGACGATGCGAATGCTCGCCGGAATACTGAGCGGACAGAGCTTTTCCTGCAGGATGATCGGAGACGAATCGCTCTCGCGTCGTCCGATGCGTAGAGTAATTGAGCCGCTGACTTCCATGGGAGCACGCATCCATTCTGTGAGCGGATTCCCGCCACTTGAAATCACCGGTCAAAAACTTCAGGCGATTGAGTACGCTCTGCCGGTGCCCAGCGCTCAAGTGAAGTCCGCCATTCTCCTCGCCGGACTTTACGCAGAAGGCGAAACGGTTGTTAATGAGCCAGTCCCCACTCGCGACCACACGGAGATTGCACTGCGTGCTTTTGGCGCAAGCGTGACACGGATGGGTTGTCGACTGAGTATCCGCGGTTTCCAGGACCTCTCTGCGATCGAGACCACCGTCCCGGGCGACCTTTCGTCGGCAGCCTTCTTCCTTTGTGCTGCCGCGCTGTATCCGCAATCAAACCTCGTGATTGACGGACTCGGCATGAATCCCACGCGTGCCGTTCTACTCGATGTGCTTGCCTCCATGGGAGTGAGAACTCGTGTCATTCGTTTGGAAGAGAAACACGGAGAACTTGTCGGAATGATCACGGTGGAATCCGGCAATCTACGCGGCACGGAAATAGCTGGCGCCACCACCGCGGCTGTCATCGACGAAATTCCTGTGCTGGCTGCCATCGCGCCCTATACGAAAGACGGCGTTCGGATCCGGGATGCGAAGGAACTTCGGGTCAAGGAATCCGACCGTCTTGCCGCCATTGCAGAGAACCTGAAGGCCATGGGCGCGAAAGTCGAAGAAGACGAAGATGGCTTGACGATCCCCGGCCAGCAGGAACTTAACGGCGCCGATATCAACTCTCACGATGATCACCGGATCGCCATGGCTTTTGCCGTGGCCGCTCTAAGGGCCAAAGGGGAAACAAGGATACATGGCGCTAGTTCGGCACGTATTTCTTTCCCTGAGTATTTTCGCCTGCTACAGCAGCTCACTTCGGAGTAG
- a CDS encoding PAS domain S-box protein has translation MRKSLLARTDQVFLAGFPLDQTLGALAESLVPEFADWCFLYTCQPSGECTLAAAYPRASDDPLHAADFFHSDFIKQVTSGDHPVVLSDGISELLMAVTRSQSQASQLLSLGIQSMLIAPMKAFGNTVGAIVFFSSKADKIYGEHDIEFAGDLANRAAAFVENARLQHAAKEALRDKDDALTLLHNVLQQLPAGVIIADPTGKIILRNDYANKFWRTDAPVAQDVDQYPDMYRAFHEDGTPFTATDWPLIKALRSREQVNGHEFEVVRHNGQKVTVRANAAPILDASGKLVAAAVAFEDVTSRVAAERALNASEQRFRSLADATPSAIFIHDNQSFIYANNATSEITGFSNEELMRKNLLDLVHPDSLEYIRERFRLRAEGKPIPSRFEARIVTKDGTAKWIYFSGSSVEFAGRQAVVSGAIDITDQRTVAEQMRLGREREQLAFESAGISTWEWDIRENHVIWSPEVRRIFGISESEALANDFDSLISRVHESDRNRVKLAIEIAVSSHQDFDIEFRVQRGDGNWGWVHSRATVFKDSKGVPERMIGVAIDVTSSKTFEKALRESEYRFRATFNQAAVGMALIAVDGSMLMVNHKLTDILGFSREELFGRNFREFTHPDDLPSYDEKFYGMLEGMWPSYTAEKRYIRKDGTQAWVQTAASLLRDENGRPKYIIKVIEDITERRQAAEALRHSEKLAATGRLAASIAHEINNPLEAVTNLLYLLEQNKSLDETAKGYTRMAQEEVTRVAHIARQTLGFYRDSTNVEPVQVSKLMDEVLAIFGRKIRNADIQIECDLGKDAPIEAYSGEVRQILSNLLANAIDATGRRGKIHVRVSRARHWTGKGQRGVRVSIGDSGPGIKAEHKARLFEPFFTTKGSKGTGLGLWVTMGMIQKHGGSIRVWSSTRPGNSGTVFTVFLPQKQKTEVVRKKRAI, from the coding sequence GTGCGTAAATCCTTGCTCGCGCGAACTGATCAGGTTTTTCTGGCTGGTTTTCCGCTCGACCAGACCCTGGGAGCACTTGCCGAATCGCTGGTTCCGGAGTTTGCAGACTGGTGTTTTCTCTACACCTGTCAACCGTCCGGCGAGTGTACGCTTGCGGCGGCATATCCACGTGCGTCCGATGACCCTCTGCATGCTGCCGACTTCTTCCACAGCGATTTCATCAAGCAAGTCACTAGCGGCGATCATCCAGTAGTGCTTTCCGATGGCATTTCTGAACTACTGATGGCTGTAACGCGGAGCCAGAGCCAGGCTTCCCAGCTTCTCAGTCTCGGAATCCAGTCGATGCTCATTGCTCCCATGAAAGCGTTCGGCAACACCGTGGGTGCTATCGTCTTTTTCTCCTCCAAGGCAGACAAGATTTACGGTGAACACGACATCGAGTTTGCCGGCGATTTAGCAAATCGGGCGGCAGCATTTGTCGAGAACGCAAGGCTTCAGCATGCGGCGAAAGAAGCGCTTCGGGACAAAGACGATGCTTTGACGCTGTTACACAACGTGCTTCAGCAATTACCCGCTGGTGTCATCATTGCCGACCCGACCGGCAAAATCATTCTCCGAAACGACTATGCGAACAAATTCTGGAGAACCGATGCTCCCGTCGCCCAAGATGTTGATCAGTATCCCGATATGTACCGGGCGTTTCATGAAGACGGCACTCCCTTCACCGCTACCGACTGGCCTCTCATTAAGGCCTTGCGAAGCAGGGAACAGGTAAACGGCCACGAGTTCGAAGTTGTGCGGCACAACGGACAAAAAGTGACGGTTCGCGCCAACGCCGCACCGATCCTGGACGCGAGCGGAAAACTGGTTGCTGCTGCCGTCGCCTTCGAAGATGTAACTTCCAGAGTGGCGGCAGAACGAGCCTTGAACGCGAGCGAACAACGTTTTCGTTCCCTGGCCGACGCGACTCCATCAGCAATCTTCATCCACGACAATCAGAGTTTCATTTACGCCAATAACGCTACCAGCGAGATCACCGGGTTCTCGAACGAAGAACTCATGCGCAAGAACCTGCTCGACTTGGTGCATCCGGATTCGCTTGAGTACATCAGGGAACGCTTCCGTCTGCGCGCCGAGGGTAAACCCATCCCGTCTCGATTCGAAGCCCGCATCGTGACGAAAGACGGTACGGCAAAGTGGATTTACTTCAGCGGAAGCAGCGTGGAGTTCGCAGGTCGCCAGGCGGTAGTCTCAGGAGCCATCGACATCACGGATCAGCGCACCGTTGCGGAGCAGATGCGGCTTGGCCGCGAACGCGAGCAGTTAGCCTTCGAGTCCGCCGGTATCAGCACATGGGAGTGGGACATCCGCGAGAACCACGTGATCTGGTCCCCGGAGGTGCGACGAATCTTCGGTATCTCTGAATCAGAGGCTCTCGCAAACGATTTCGACTCGCTCATCTCGCGTGTTCACGAGAGCGACCGCAACCGGGTGAAGTTGGCGATTGAGATTGCGGTTTCGTCGCATCAGGACTTTGACATCGAGTTTCGAGTCCAGCGTGGCGATGGCAACTGGGGATGGGTCCATTCTCGAGCTACGGTCTTCAAAGATTCCAAAGGCGTTCCCGAACGTATGATCGGCGTCGCCATCGACGTCACCTCTTCCAAGACGTTCGAGAAAGCGTTGCGTGAGAGCGAGTATCGCTTCCGCGCTACCTTCAACCAGGCAGCGGTGGGAATGGCGCTGATTGCGGTCGATGGCTCGATGCTGATGGTGAACCACAAGCTCACGGACATCCTGGGCTTCTCCCGCGAAGAACTATTCGGCAGGAACTTCCGCGAGTTCACCCACCCCGACGACCTCCCGTCCTACGACGAGAAGTTCTACGGCATGCTCGAAGGTATGTGGCCAAGTTACACCGCGGAGAAGCGTTATATCCGAAAGGACGGAACCCAGGCGTGGGTGCAGACGGCCGCTTCGCTCCTGCGCGATGAGAACGGTCGACCGAAATACATCATCAAGGTCATCGAAGATATAACCGAGCGTCGTCAGGCTGCCGAAGCGTTACGCCATTCAGAGAAACTTGCCGCCACGGGACGTTTGGCGGCCAGCATCGCTCATGAAATCAATAATCCGCTTGAGGCCGTAACCAACCTGCTGTATCTGCTCGAGCAGAACAAATCCCTGGATGAGACCGCGAAAGGCTACACGCGAATGGCGCAGGAGGAAGTAACCCGAGTCGCGCACATCGCCCGGCAAACACTCGGTTTCTACCGCGACAGCACCAACGTCGAACCCGTTCAGGTCTCTAAACTCATGGACGAGGTGCTGGCCATCTTCGGCAGGAAGATACGCAATGCGGATATCCAGATCGAGTGCGATCTGGGGAAAGACGCGCCGATCGAAGCCTATTCCGGCGAGGTCAGGCAGATCCTTTCCAATCTCTTGGCCAATGCTATTGATGCCACTGGACGCAGAGGAAAGATTCACGTTCGCGTGAGTCGCGCGCGCCATTGGACTGGAAAGGGCCAGCGAGGGGTTCGCGTCAGTATTGGTGACTCGGGACCCGGAATCAAGGCTGAGCACAAGGCTCGCCTGTTCGAACCGTTCTTCACCACAAAAGGTTCCAAAGGAACTGGACTGGGCCTTTGGGTCACCATGGGTATGATCCAGAAGCATGGCGGATCCATCCGGGTTTGGTCGAGCACGCGTCCCGGCAACAGTGGGACCGTTTTCACAGTATTCCTACCCCAAAAGCAGAAAACAGAGGTCGTGAGGAAGAAGCGCGCTATCTGA
- a CDS encoding tetratricopeptide repeat protein, whose translation MELRPSALFLILALALPAWAQSTPWSRPSHDRFEAPISGVVRDYRGNAVNGARVEIQELMTGRTVITTYTYSNGSFQTDELPAGRYEIVAIYGLTEARMRFDPEHDRDVTLSMPAPPTTESSSNPTVSLSQMKVPGKARKFFQKALDAFRKSRIDDAFGFVQQALGMYPDYAQALALRGVLNLQKGDTQSAQPDLEKAVALDYGDGTSFVALASLYNVEGKFQQAQQVLERGLRMHPDSWQALTELARAQIGRKEFNEALGTLARSEKLLPPSIHYPLIFRAQAYAGLKNYPAAVADLQTFLQKEPDGPNSEAARKTLGKLQEVVLAEKK comes from the coding sequence ATGGAACTTCGGCCCTCGGCTCTTTTCCTTATTTTAGCCTTAGCGTTGCCAGCTTGGGCTCAATCAACGCCATGGTCACGCCCCAGTCATGACCGTTTCGAAGCGCCGATCAGTGGAGTGGTTCGCGATTACCGCGGAAACGCTGTGAATGGCGCACGAGTTGAAATACAAGAATTGATGACTGGTCGCACGGTCATCACTACGTATACATACTCCAACGGAAGCTTTCAAACGGATGAGCTACCGGCTGGTCGCTACGAGATCGTTGCGATCTATGGATTGACAGAAGCGCGCATGCGCTTCGACCCGGAGCACGACCGAGATGTCACTCTATCGATGCCTGCGCCCCCGACGACTGAGTCCAGCAGCAATCCCACTGTTTCCCTGTCGCAGATGAAAGTGCCGGGGAAAGCCCGTAAGTTCTTTCAGAAGGCGCTCGATGCTTTCCGGAAGTCACGCATCGACGATGCGTTCGGCTTCGTTCAACAAGCCCTGGGCATGTATCCCGATTACGCACAGGCGCTAGCTCTCCGCGGCGTGCTGAACCTGCAGAAGGGTGATACGCAGAGTGCGCAACCGGACCTGGAGAAAGCCGTCGCACTCGACTATGGAGACGGCACCAGCTTCGTCGCACTCGCGTCTCTGTATAACGTCGAGGGCAAGTTTCAGCAGGCTCAGCAGGTTTTGGAGCGTGGCTTGAGAATGCATCCGGATTCGTGGCAAGCGCTGACGGAGTTGGCGCGAGCCCAGATCGGCAGGAAAGAGTTCAACGAGGCTCTGGGCACCCTGGCGAGATCGGAAAAGCTTCTGCCTCCTAGTATTCATTACCCGCTGATCTTCCGCGCACAGGCTTATGCAGGGTTGAAGAATTACCCCGCTGCCGTTGCTGACTTGCAGACTTTTTTGCAGAAAGAGCCGGACGGACCCAATTCGGAAGCGGCGAGAAAGACACTAGGGAAACTGCAGGAAGTGGTTCTGGCTGAAAAAAAATAG